A DNA window from Tenuifilaceae bacterium CYCD contains the following coding sequences:
- the pafA gene encoding alkaline phosphatase family protein, which yields MKKFSFLAFCIIVFVSSANAQQNRAIPSEKPKLIVEIVVSQMRFDYINRYWNKFSDNGFKLLANEGAYCKNARYNYLLTQPYPGIATISTGSNPSVHGIISDKWFSRVNGQEIHAVNDDKTATVGGSFFSGKASAKNLVTSTLGDEMLLNNPNSKVIGIAMDAGSSILLTGHNATGVYWYDSEKGNFVTSNYFRETAPVWLDTFNNRGFAKMYTEREWKALNPIQTYEEADTAKVKSEETKKRLVDKLKSVVDGILGKQQPTTNFSKLLESPYGNLLTKDMAIAAIVGENLGADENTDLLCIAFSANRNIGQKYGPHSIEMEDTYLKLDKELAHFLDFLAMNIGKENVLVVLTSDQGISSSPDYLEKSKIPGGYFDPQKAMILLGSYLNAIYGQGAWVTAYHEKQIYLNRRLIEDSNLNLSDFQQKVADFMLEFSGVANSTTAHVLQSANFANGIMIKFQNSFNQRRSGDVIINLEPGWVERNGSISSGNSAYDYDTHVPLIWYGWKIKRKSILSPVNMNDIAPTLSTLLGTTWPNGSMGTPIKEIVE from the coding sequence ATGAAGAAGTTTTCATTCTTAGCATTTTGTATTATAGTTTTCGTTTCAAGCGCCAATGCTCAACAAAACAGAGCCATACCATCGGAAAAGCCCAAACTCATTGTTGAAATTGTAGTTAGCCAAATGCGGTTCGATTACATAAATCGATACTGGAACAAGTTCTCCGACAATGGATTTAAACTGCTGGCTAACGAAGGAGCCTACTGCAAAAATGCTCGTTACAACTACCTTTTAACGCAGCCATACCCCGGCATTGCAACAATATCAACAGGATCAAACCCATCGGTACATGGAATCATATCCGATAAATGGTTCTCAAGGGTTAATGGACAAGAGATTCACGCCGTAAACGATGATAAGACGGCAACCGTTGGAGGCAGTTTCTTTAGTGGAAAAGCATCAGCAAAAAATTTGGTCACAAGCACACTGGGCGATGAGATGCTGCTTAACAATCCAAACTCTAAGGTCATAGGTATTGCCATGGATGCAGGATCTTCAATCCTGCTTACAGGACACAACGCCACAGGCGTATATTGGTACGATAGCGAAAAAGGCAACTTTGTTACAAGCAACTACTTTAGGGAAACAGCACCTGTTTGGCTAGACACATTTAACAACAGGGGTTTTGCTAAAATGTATACAGAACGAGAATGGAAGGCTCTTAACCCTATTCAAACCTACGAAGAAGCCGATACCGCAAAAGTTAAATCCGAAGAAACAAAAAAGAGGTTGGTAGACAAACTCAAATCGGTTGTTGATGGAATTCTTGGCAAACAGCAACCTACTACCAATTTCAGCAAACTCTTAGAATCTCCATATGGTAATCTCCTGACTAAAGACATGGCCATTGCGGCAATAGTTGGCGAGAATCTAGGCGCCGATGAAAATACCGATTTACTTTGCATAGCCTTCAGCGCCAATAGGAATATCGGACAAAAGTATGGACCCCATTCTATTGAAATGGAAGACACCTACCTAAAACTCGACAAGGAACTGGCCCATTTTTTAGATTTTCTTGCTATGAACATAGGAAAAGAAAATGTACTCGTTGTACTAACCTCAGATCAGGGAATATCATCATCGCCAGATTACCTTGAAAAATCGAAAATTCCAGGAGGATATTTTGATCCTCAAAAGGCCATGATACTTTTAGGCAGCTACTTGAACGCTATTTATGGGCAAGGCGCATGGGTAACCGCTTATCACGAAAAACAAATTTATTTGAATAGGAGACTAATTGAGGATTCGAATCTAAACCTGTCTGATTTTCAGCAAAAAGTTGCCGATTTTATGTTAGAATTTTCTGGCGTTGCCAACAGCACAACTGCTCATGTTTTGCAATCGGCGAACTTTGCCAATGGAATCATGATAAAGTTCCAGAACAGTTTTAACCAACGTCGATCTGGCGATGTTATTATCAATCTTGAACCAGGTTGGGTTGAGCGCAATGGCTCAATCTCGTCGGGTAACTCGGCCTACGACTACGACACGCACGTACCATTAATATGGTATGGATGGAAGATAAAGCGAAAATCGATTCTGTCGCCAGTAAACATGAACGACATAGCCCCAACCCTATCCACCCTGCTAGGCACAACCTGGCCCAACGGATCGATGGGAACTCCCATTAAGGAGATAGTGGAATAG
- a CDS encoding orotate phosphoribosyltransferase yields MESMEQINYSCEEERTYSMLCHLSALSGLIIPFGHILGPLVIWLIKKDQYTEVNRQGKAALNFHISLTIYAMIAGILVILLIGFVLLPLIFLFGLTCTIIAAVKSSNCERFEYPLTIQLIN; encoded by the coding sequence ATGGAATCAATGGAACAAATCAACTACAGCTGCGAGGAAGAACGTACGTACTCAATGCTTTGTCACCTATCAGCACTATCGGGGCTGATAATTCCTTTTGGACATATTCTAGGGCCATTAGTTATATGGTTGATTAAAAAGGATCAGTACACCGAGGTTAACAGGCAAGGTAAAGCCGCATTAAATTTCCATATATCACTTACTATATATGCAATGATTGCAGGAATCTTAGTCATTCTGCTTATCGGCTTTGTACTGCTTCCTCTAATTTTTTTATTTGGTTTAACTTGCACTATCATTGCTGCTGTTAAATCGTCAAATTGCGAGCGATTCGAATACCCTTTAACTATACAATTGATTAACTAG
- a CDS encoding energy-dependent translational throttle protein EttA has product MADEKIIFSMVGVSKTFPPQKKVLNNIYLSFFYGAKIGIIGLNGSGKSTLLKIIAGIEKSFEGEVVFSPGYTVGYLEQEPHLDDSKTVKEIVQEGVKEIVDLLKEYEEVNAKFAEPMSDDEMNKLIERQGELTEKIDHVDAWNLDSKLERAMDALRCPDSDTPVKVLSGGERRRVALCRLLLQEPDVLLLDEPTNHLDAESIQWLEMHLQQYKGTVIAITHDRYFLDNVAGWILELDRGEGIPWKGNYSSWLDQKSNRLAQEEKQESKRRKTLERELEWVRMSPKARQAKSKARLYAYDKLLSEDVKQKEEKLEIFIPNGPRLGNLVIEANSVAKAFGDKLLFENLNFTLPPNGIVGVIGPNGAGKTTLFRLIMGLEKADKGDFKVGDSVKLAYVDQQHKAIDPEKSVFEVISGGLDNIMLGGKQINARAYVARFNFTGADQEKKCKILSGGERNRLHLALALKEEGNVILLDEPTNDIDVNTLRALEEGLDDFAGCAVVISHDRWFLDRIATHILAFEGDSQIYFFEGGYTDYEENRKKRLGDDVPHRIKYRKLME; this is encoded by the coding sequence ATGGCCGACGAGAAGATTATTTTTTCGATGGTGGGTGTTAGCAAAACATTTCCACCACAAAAAAAGGTACTAAACAATATTTACCTTTCTTTCTTTTATGGTGCAAAAATTGGCATCATAGGATTGAACGGATCAGGTAAATCAACCTTACTAAAGATTATTGCTGGGATTGAGAAGTCATTCGAGGGCGAGGTGGTTTTCTCGCCAGGGTACACCGTTGGATACCTAGAGCAAGAACCTCACCTCGACGATAGCAAAACCGTTAAGGAAATTGTTCAGGAAGGGGTTAAGGAAATTGTTGATCTACTCAAAGAGTACGAGGAGGTTAATGCCAAGTTTGCCGAGCCAATGAGCGACGATGAAATGAATAAACTCATCGAACGCCAGGGTGAACTAACCGAAAAGATTGACCATGTTGATGCTTGGAACCTTGACTCCAAACTTGAACGCGCCATGGACGCCTTACGTTGTCCCGATTCTGACACTCCAGTTAAAGTGCTATCCGGAGGTGAGCGTCGTAGGGTTGCGCTATGTAGATTATTGCTTCAAGAGCCAGATGTACTACTGCTCGATGAGCCAACCAACCACCTTGATGCAGAATCAATCCAATGGCTCGAAATGCATTTACAACAGTACAAAGGGACAGTTATTGCAATCACCCACGACCGCTACTTCCTCGATAACGTTGCCGGGTGGATTCTTGAACTTGACCGCGGCGAAGGAATTCCCTGGAAAGGAAACTACTCGTCATGGCTAGATCAAAAGTCTAATCGTTTGGCCCAAGAAGAAAAACAAGAGAGCAAACGCCGCAAAACCCTTGAACGCGAATTGGAATGGGTTCGTATGTCACCCAAGGCTCGACAAGCAAAATCCAAAGCGCGCCTTTACGCTTACGACAAACTGCTTAGCGAAGACGTTAAGCAAAAGGAGGAAAAACTGGAAATATTCATTCCCAACGGCCCTCGCTTAGGAAATCTTGTAATTGAGGCTAACAGTGTTGCAAAGGCATTCGGCGATAAACTTCTTTTCGAGAACTTAAACTTCACCCTTCCTCCTAATGGAATTGTTGGAGTAATTGGCCCGAACGGAGCTGGAAAAACAACCCTTTTCCGCCTAATCATGGGGCTCGAGAAGGCCGACAAAGGTGATTTCAAAGTAGGCGATAGCGTTAAACTAGCATATGTTGACCAGCAGCACAAAGCAATCGATCCCGAAAAATCTGTCTTCGAGGTAATTTCCGGTGGCTTAGATAATATTATGCTTGGAGGAAAGCAAATTAATGCCCGTGCGTATGTTGCCCGGTTCAACTTTACTGGCGCCGATCAAGAAAAGAAGTGCAAAATTCTCTCAGGAGGAGAACGCAATCGCTTACACCTTGCACTGGCACTCAAGGAAGAGGGAAACGTAATTTTACTCGATGAGCCAACCAATGATATTGATGTTAATACGCTCCGAGCCCTAGAAGAGGGGTTGGATGATTTTGCAGGTTGTGCAGTTGTAATATCGCACGATAGATGGTTCCTTGACCGCATTGCAACACACATTCTAGCATTTGAAGGCGATTCGCAGATCTACTTCTTTGAAGGCGGATATACCGATTACGAAGAGAATAGAAAGAAGCGACTTGGCGATGATGTTCCGCATAGAATCAAGTATCGAAAACTGATGGAATAA
- a CDS encoding glycerol acyltransferase, protein MTKDKIVDAQEIKKAVNLGPIIGDGFAHLLMWILRFNKVNETYSKIADKQGLDFLNAALDTIGIKFEVNPEELKRLPKTGPFITISNHPFGGADGLILLQILLQQNREDIRLLANFLLKRIPPIGEYVLAVDPFDGGDNRRSNVSGLKSAMNHIKEGGALGLFPAGEVSTYYDNSDEAYAVDKHWKSSMIKFIKKAEVPVVPIYFQGENSRLFHLLGLIHPLLRTAKIPSELFNKKNQIIRVRIGYPITVEEQKAYSDTERYGRFLRLKTYALGSSMEVDKFFSYKLKSEPEPEPVIPPVAPNLVEEEVNALMQKYLLFKSKNYSVICSPSSEMPNLMTEIGRLREITFRDVGEGTNRKIDLDEFDLYYWQLFIWDEDEKRIVGAYRAGKGKEIIDRYGINGFYIQTLFKIDKNFAPILEQCIELGRSFIVPDYQRKPLPLFLLWKGILYFLIKNPEYRYLIGPVSISNRFSDYSKGVIISFMKSNYYDHNFARFISSRNRFRIPIKEDEFNIIFDNSDDLGKLDKFIQEVEPYDYRMPVLLKKYVKLNGKIIGFNVDPKFNNALDGLLILDLFQVPFETITSLSKEINDKSILERFNITDYTFEDEEA, encoded by the coding sequence ATGACTAAAGATAAAATTGTTGATGCTCAAGAGATAAAAAAGGCTGTTAACTTGGGTCCAATAATTGGCGATGGTTTTGCACATTTGCTGATGTGGATACTACGTTTCAACAAGGTAAACGAAACGTATTCGAAAATTGCCGACAAGCAGGGGTTAGACTTCTTAAATGCAGCTCTGGATACCATCGGAATAAAGTTTGAAGTGAATCCTGAGGAGCTTAAACGATTGCCTAAGACAGGACCGTTTATAACAATTTCCAATCACCCGTTTGGTGGTGCTGATGGGTTGATCCTTCTTCAAATACTGCTTCAGCAGAACCGAGAAGATATTCGGCTTTTGGCAAACTTTCTTTTGAAGCGAATTCCTCCCATTGGCGAGTACGTGCTTGCCGTGGATCCGTTTGATGGTGGCGATAATCGACGTTCAAATGTTTCAGGGCTTAAAAGCGCCATGAATCATATTAAGGAAGGAGGAGCCTTGGGGCTATTCCCTGCAGGAGAAGTTTCTACATACTACGATAATTCAGATGAGGCTTATGCGGTTGATAAGCATTGGAAAAGTTCAATGATCAAGTTTATCAAGAAGGCCGAGGTTCCTGTTGTGCCAATTTATTTTCAGGGCGAGAATAGTCGGCTGTTCCATCTCCTTGGATTAATCCATCCATTGCTTCGAACTGCAAAAATTCCATCGGAATTGTTCAATAAAAAGAATCAGATCATACGGGTTCGGATCGGATACCCTATTACAGTTGAGGAACAAAAGGCTTATTCCGATACTGAACGCTATGGCCGTTTCCTAAGGCTAAAAACCTATGCGTTGGGTTCATCTATGGAGGTTGATAAGTTTTTTAGCTATAAACTTAAATCGGAGCCAGAGCCAGAGCCCGTGATTCCACCGGTTGCTCCCAATTTGGTTGAGGAAGAGGTGAATGCTTTAATGCAAAAGTACTTGCTATTTAAAAGCAAGAACTACTCGGTGATTTGCTCTCCATCCTCAGAGATGCCTAACCTGATGACCGAGATTGGACGACTCCGTGAAATCACTTTCCGGGACGTGGGAGAGGGCACTAACCGTAAAATCGATTTGGATGAATTTGACCTTTACTATTGGCAGCTTTTTATTTGGGACGAAGATGAGAAAAGAATAGTTGGAGCATACCGCGCAGGCAAGGGTAAGGAGATAATAGATAGATACGGAATTAATGGATTTTACATTCAAACCTTATTCAAGATCGATAAAAACTTTGCCCCTATACTTGAGCAATGTATTGAGTTGGGACGGTCTTTTATTGTTCCCGACTATCAGCGAAAACCACTGCCACTATTCCTCCTCTGGAAAGGGATCCTGTATTTTCTAATTAAGAATCCGGAGTATAGGTATTTGATTGGCCCTGTTAGTATTTCGAATCGATTCTCGGATTACTCAAAAGGGGTGATTATCAGTTTTATGAAGTCGAATTACTACGATCATAACTTTGCTCGCTTCATCAGTTCGCGAAACCGATTCCGAATCCCAATTAAGGAGGATGAGTTCAACATTATCTTCGACAATTCAGATGATTTAGGAAAACTCGATAAATTTATTCAGGAAGTTGAGCCTTACGATTATCGTATGCCAGTTCTGCTTAAGAAGTATGTCAAGTTGAATGGTAAGATTATTGGTTTCAATGTCGATCCTAAGTTTAATAATGCGCTGGATGGACTGTTAATTCTCGACTTGTTCCAAGTGCCATTCGAGACAATAACATCTTTATCTAAAGAGATTAACGATAAATCAATTCTTGAACGATTCAATATTACCGATTACACATTTGAGGACGAGGAGGCTTAA
- a CDS encoding dipeptidase, which produces MIALLFSCGNTSKRNAELLDRAMKLHAEMVTIDTHCDTPLNFLRTGFDFSGDNNNARGSRVDLKKMEDGKLDASFFAVFIGQHECTPELYAEVNKKAYEIFDAIHKVVAQYPTRAAIATEPDDVYALKKEGKKAIYVGVENGYPIGEDLSQLKSFYDLGARYMTLCHTRNNQICDSSTDPDSLNDKGVSEFGKKVVAEMNRLGMMIDVSHISDKSFYEVLELSKVPVFASHSCSRAICNNRRNLDDDMLRAIAKKGGVVQMCILSDYVKKSPKNPERDSTYRALRVKYNNFKDLTPEQDKQLTSDWYELEEKYSKDIATVSNVVDHIDHMVKVMGVDYVGIGTDFDGGGGVDGCKDVSQMYNITVELLRRGYSDSDIKKIWGENFLRVFRAAKSYAQNN; this is translated from the coding sequence ATGATCGCATTACTATTCTCTTGCGGCAATACTTCCAAACGCAATGCTGAACTGCTTGATCGTGCAATGAAGTTACATGCCGAGATGGTCACTATTGATACCCATTGTGACACTCCCTTGAATTTTCTGAGAACAGGCTTCGATTTTAGCGGAGATAATAATAATGCAAGAGGAAGTCGGGTTGATTTGAAAAAAATGGAGGATGGCAAGTTGGATGCTTCTTTCTTTGCTGTTTTTATAGGTCAGCACGAGTGTACTCCAGAATTGTATGCAGAGGTTAATAAAAAAGCCTACGAAATATTCGATGCAATTCATAAGGTTGTTGCACAGTATCCAACCAGGGCTGCCATTGCAACCGAACCCGATGATGTTTATGCGTTGAAGAAAGAAGGGAAGAAGGCTATATATGTTGGGGTAGAGAATGGTTATCCTATTGGAGAGGATTTATCCCAGTTAAAATCTTTTTATGATTTAGGTGCTCGCTATATGACTTTGTGCCATACGCGTAACAATCAAATATGTGATTCCTCAACCGATCCAGATAGTTTGAACGATAAGGGCGTGAGCGAATTCGGAAAGAAGGTTGTTGCCGAAATGAATAGGCTAGGCATGATGATCGATGTCTCGCATATTTCCGATAAATCTTTTTATGAAGTTCTTGAATTATCCAAAGTTCCGGTATTTGCATCACATAGTTGCTCTAGGGCAATCTGCAATAATCGCAGAAACCTAGACGATGATATGCTACGTGCAATTGCAAAGAAAGGTGGTGTGGTGCAAATGTGTATTCTTAGTGATTACGTGAAAAAATCGCCCAAAAACCCAGAACGCGATAGCACATACCGAGCATTAAGGGTGAAATACAACAATTTTAAGGATTTAACTCCCGAACAGGACAAGCAATTAACCTCGGATTGGTATGAATTGGAGGAAAAGTATTCGAAAGATATAGCCACCGTTTCCAATGTTGTTGATCATATCGACCACATGGTAAAGGTTATGGGAGTTGATTATGTTGGTATTGGAACCGATTTTGATGGCGGTGGTGGAGTGGATGGTTGTAAGGATGTTTCGCAGATGTACAATATAACTGTTGAACTTTTACGCCGGGGATATTCCGATAGCGATATTAAAAAGATCTGGGGCGAAAATTTCCTTAGAGTTTTTAGAGCAGCAAAATCTTACGCGCAAAATAATTAA
- the engB gene encoding putative GTP-binding protein EngB, which yields MVIRTAKFVASYPRVEKSPISNKPEYAFIGRSNVGKSSLINMLTCTKALAKVSQTPGKTQLINHFLINEEWNLVDLPGYGYAKVSKSDRKTFSDIITNYILKRENLYLLFVLIDSRLDPQPIDIDFVNWLGMHQIPFALVFTKTDKVSSAALQANIDAFKSELLNTWEELPQMFTSSAVTRTGREDILQYIDVINKNTKINQLESADKIW from the coding sequence ATGGTGATTCGTACAGCGAAATTCGTGGCTAGTTATCCGCGTGTGGAGAAATCTCCGATTTCCAATAAGCCTGAATATGCCTTCATTGGACGGTCAAACGTGGGGAAATCGTCGTTAATTAATATGCTTACTTGCACTAAAGCCTTAGCCAAAGTTTCCCAAACGCCCGGTAAGACCCAACTCATAAACCATTTTCTAATTAACGAGGAGTGGAACTTGGTGGATTTGCCTGGATATGGCTATGCAAAAGTTTCGAAGAGCGATCGTAAAACATTCTCCGATATAATCACCAATTACATCCTAAAACGAGAGAATCTTTACCTTTTGTTTGTGTTGATTGATTCACGCCTTGATCCACAGCCAATCGATATCGATTTTGTGAATTGGCTAGGCATGCATCAAATACCATTTGCCTTGGTATTCACCAAAACCGATAAGGTATCGAGTGCTGCACTTCAGGCAAATATCGATGCATTTAAGTCTGAACTGTTGAATACATGGGAAGAACTACCCCAAATGTTTACCAGTTCAGCGGTTACTCGTACTGGCCGTGAGGATATTCTGCAGTATATTGATGTGATAAATAAAAATACTAAAATAAACCAGCTCGAAAGTGCTGATAAGATTTGGTAA
- the prsA gene encoding ribose-phosphate pyrophosphokinase has protein sequence MHSKHQIKFFTGRGSRYLSEKIAQSFGIPLGKSNITVFSDGEFQPSYDESVRGCTVFIIQSTFPPVDNLFELLLMVDAAHRASAYKVVAVMPYFGWARQDRKDKPRVAIGAKMVANMLRAAGVDRVVTMDLHADQIQGFFDVPVDHLYASSIFVPYIKSMNLDPIAIAAPDMGGAKRANAYSRFLNSSLVVCHKNREKANQVGEMTVIGDVEGKHVVILDDMVDTAGTLTMAADLMMAKGAASVRAFATHPVLSGAAYERIRDSKITELVVTDTIPLRTDKDTSKIRVLSVADLFADVINKVYNYQSISNNFIV, from the coding sequence ATGCACAGCAAACACCAAATAAAGTTCTTTACAGGTCGGGGTTCCCGCTATCTCTCCGAGAAAATAGCACAAAGTTTCGGAATTCCACTTGGGAAATCGAATATCACAGTTTTTAGCGATGGCGAGTTTCAACCATCCTATGATGAGTCGGTGCGTGGATGCACCGTTTTTATTATCCAATCAACATTTCCACCGGTCGATAATCTTTTTGAACTCCTTTTAATGGTTGATGCTGCGCATAGAGCCTCGGCTTATAAGGTTGTGGCTGTAATGCCCTATTTCGGATGGGCTCGTCAGGATAGAAAAGATAAGCCCCGTGTGGCTATTGGTGCTAAAATGGTTGCAAATATGCTTCGTGCGGCTGGTGTCGATAGGGTTGTGACTATGGATTTACATGCCGACCAAATCCAAGGTTTCTTTGATGTACCTGTAGATCATCTTTATGCATCATCCATTTTTGTTCCCTACATAAAGAGCATGAATCTTGATCCAATTGCAATTGCTGCACCCGATATGGGTGGCGCAAAGCGTGCGAACGCTTACTCTCGATTTCTAAACTCGTCACTTGTAGTTTGCCACAAGAATAGGGAGAAGGCCAACCAAGTAGGCGAAATGACGGTTATTGGTGATGTTGAAGGGAAACATGTTGTTATTCTTGATGACATGGTAGATACGGCAGGTACTTTAACAATGGCAGCAGACTTAATGATGGCAAAAGGTGCCGCATCTGTTCGGGCGTTTGCAACTCATCCCGTATTATCGGGTGCTGCTTATGAGCGCATCCGCGATTCTAAGATTACTGAATTGGTTGTAACCGATACGATTCCTTTACGCACCGACAAAGACACCTCTAAGATTAGAGTGCTATCAGTTGCCGATTTATTTGCAGATGTTATCAATAAGGTCTATAACTATCAATCAATCAGTAATAATTTTATTGTGTAG
- the rplY gene encoding 50S ribosomal protein L25, with protein sequence MKTLELSAAVRKETGKTFAKNMRKSALIPANIYGGEENLMISLDEKELMKAIYTPNVYIVNLNVEGKVYSTIIKETQFHPVSDKILHVDFLQISDKKKITIGLPIVLEGQAEGAKQGGKLMQVVRKVRVSGIAKDLPESINIDVTNLGLGKSIMVGDLEFKKYSIAEPKSVVIATVKSTRAAKEAQEGGK encoded by the coding sequence ATGAAAACACTTGAATTAAGTGCTGCAGTTCGTAAAGAAACTGGAAAAACTTTCGCAAAAAACATGCGTAAATCTGCTTTAATTCCTGCTAACATTTATGGTGGTGAGGAGAATTTAATGATTTCTCTTGATGAAAAGGAGTTAATGAAAGCTATTTACACTCCTAATGTTTACATCGTAAACCTCAATGTTGAAGGTAAGGTGTATAGCACAATTATCAAAGAAACCCAATTTCACCCAGTTTCCGATAAAATTCTTCACGTAGATTTTCTTCAAATCTCCGATAAGAAGAAAATAACCATTGGTCTTCCTATCGTTCTTGAAGGACAGGCCGAAGGTGCAAAACAAGGTGGAAAACTTATGCAAGTTGTTCGTAAGGTGCGCGTAAGTGGAATAGCAAAGGATCTTCCTGAAAGCATTAATATTGATGTTACCAACTTAGGTCTAGGAAAGAGCATTATGGTTGGTGATTTGGAATTTAAAAAATACTCTATTGCAGAACCAAAGAGTGTTGTAATTGCTACAGTAAAATCAACACGTGCTGCAAAAGAGGCTCAAGAAGGTGGAAAATAA
- the pth gene encoding peptidyl-tRNA hydrolase, giving the protein MKYLIVGLGNIGAEYSNTRHNIGFKVLDALAKASNISFVDSRYGAVVELKHKGRTYVLLKPSTYMNLSGKAVNYWMQKESIRIENVFVIVDDLALPIGTIRIRQSGSDGGHNGLKSINEVLGTNAYARLRFGIGSDFSKGRQVDYVLGEWTEEEEKILPERIVKAGEAIVSFGTIGVERTMNFFNSK; this is encoded by the coding sequence TTGAAATATTTAATTGTAGGACTGGGAAATATTGGTGCAGAATATTCCAATACCCGCCACAATATAGGATTTAAGGTATTGGACGCACTTGCAAAGGCGTCCAATATTTCTTTTGTAGATTCGCGTTACGGTGCTGTTGTTGAGTTAAAACATAAAGGACGAACCTATGTTTTGCTTAAACCATCAACCTATATGAACCTTAGCGGAAAAGCGGTTAATTACTGGATGCAGAAGGAGAGTATTCGTATAGAGAATGTTTTTGTTATTGTTGATGATTTAGCCTTGCCTATAGGGACAATTCGGATACGCCAAAGCGGTAGCGATGGTGGTCATAATGGGCTCAAGAGTATCAACGAAGTGCTTGGTACGAATGCCTACGCGAGGTTGAGGTTTGGGATTGGAAGTGATTTTTCTAAAGGTCGCCAGGTTGACTATGTGCTAGGTGAATGGACCGAAGAGGAGGAGAAAATCCTTCCAGAAAGAATTGTAAAAGCTGGCGAGGCTATAGTCAGTTTTGGTACAATAGGCGTTGAACGTACAATGAACTTTTTTAATAGTAAGTAG
- a CDS encoding heat-shock protein Hsp15 translates to MAETSTRIDKWLWSVRIFKTRSIAIEFCRKGRVTINGNMVKPAREVQVGDTVVVRKPPVNYTFKVKGFPKSRVGAKLVMDYLENLTPADELQKLDPAFMAFNIYRERGTGRPTKKDRRSLDELFEDGFEGFEWDDADNTEES, encoded by the coding sequence ATGGCCGAGACTTCTACAAGGATTGATAAGTGGCTTTGGAGCGTGCGTATTTTTAAAACCCGCAGCATTGCCATTGAGTTTTGTAGAAAGGGTAGGGTAACAATCAACGGAAATATGGTTAAACCTGCCCGCGAGGTTCAGGTTGGCGATACAGTTGTGGTGCGTAAACCTCCTGTTAATTATACCTTTAAAGTAAAGGGTTTTCCAAAAAGTAGGGTAGGGGCAAAACTTGTTATGGATTACCTTGAGAATTTAACCCCAGCAGATGAGTTGCAGAAGCTCGACCCTGCATTTATGGCTTTTAACATCTACCGCGAACGCGGTACTGGTCGGCCCACTAAAAAAGACCGCCGTTCATTGGACGAACTTTTCGAGGATGGTTTCGAGGGGTTTGAATGGGACGATGCGGACAATACAGAGGAAAGTTAA